One stretch of Paenibacillus sp. AN1007 DNA includes these proteins:
- a CDS encoding NUDIX domain-containing protein yields the protein MSHISEEEFLKTYDAGEFERPSVTVDMLVFTIRSGEQENYRKLAQPELGLLLIRRGGHPFLGQWALPGGFVSMQESLEEAARRELQTETGLDDIYLEQLYTWGDVDRDPRTRVISCSYMSLVDSSELQLQAGDDASEASWFRVEQRLIEEKRHIHERGRVTERRLQLILTHETEQLSAVVETMDQVEGRVRSSSIRLLDAQGIAFDHARIIHYALERLRSKIEYTDIAFNLMPEKFTLTALQKVYEIISGKKLLAAAFRRKMADWVLETGEYTSSAGHRPSRLYRLNPERETL from the coding sequence GTGTCTCATATAAGTGAAGAAGAGTTTCTGAAAACCTATGATGCGGGTGAATTCGAACGTCCATCGGTTACCGTCGATATGCTCGTATTTACAATCCGCAGCGGAGAACAGGAAAATTACCGCAAGCTGGCACAGCCGGAGCTTGGACTGCTGCTGATTCGCCGGGGAGGCCACCCTTTTCTCGGACAGTGGGCGCTCCCAGGAGGCTTTGTCTCGATGCAGGAATCCCTGGAAGAAGCTGCTCGGAGGGAGCTGCAGACAGAGACAGGGCTGGATGACATTTATCTGGAACAGCTCTATACATGGGGCGATGTGGACCGTGACCCGCGTACTCGTGTAATCAGCTGCTCTTATATGTCCCTTGTGGACAGCAGTGAACTGCAGCTTCAAGCCGGTGATGATGCCAGTGAGGCGAGCTGGTTTCGGGTGGAGCAGAGGTTAATTGAAGAGAAACGCCATATTCACGAACGCGGACGGGTAACGGAGCGCAGATTGCAGCTTATTTTGACCCATGAAACAGAGCAGTTATCCGCAGTTGTGGAGACGATGGATCAGGTGGAGGGGCGTGTACGGAGCAGCAGCATCAGATTGCTGGACGCTCAGGGGATCGCATTCGATCATGCCCGGATTATTCATTATGCGCTGGAGCGCCTGCGTTCCAAGATTGAATATACCGATATTGCGTTCAATCTGATGCCTGAGAAGTTTACGCTGACGGCTTTGCAGAAAGTCTATGAGATTATAAGCGGCAAAAAACTGCTGGCAGCTGCCTTTCGACGTAAAATGGCGGACTGGGTACTGGAGACGGGGGAATACACAAGCAGTGCCGGTCATCGGCCGTCCCGGCTGTACCGCCTGAATCCAGAGCGAGAAACACTATAG
- a CDS encoding Gfo/Idh/MocA family oxidoreductase — MARKAGQDKVRWGIMGTGWIASQFAKDLEPAGNAVKAAVGSRTAGSAEKFAAEYGFEHAYASYDELLRDPDLDIIYVATPHPVHKENVMACLEAGKAVLCEKPFTMNSRQLEQLVETAREQKLFLMEGMWTRFLPTIAQARAWIAEGRIGEVRMVQADFGFRIGWEPEGRLLNPDLGGGALLDAGVYPLSFASMIFGEQPQHVWSTAHIGETGVDEQFSVLLSYSEGRSASLNGAIRLNLNNEAVIYGTEGRIRLPFFLAGKEAYLHVNGQDEPEKFVDDRTCIGYAFEAEEAGRCILQGRTESSTMKLDESLEIMKLMDTVRRQWGLRYRSE, encoded by the coding sequence ATGGCACGTAAAGCAGGGCAGGATAAGGTACGTTGGGGCATTATGGGCACGGGATGGATTGCTTCCCAGTTTGCCAAAGATCTGGAGCCTGCCGGTAACGCGGTAAAAGCTGCAGTTGGCTCACGGACAGCAGGCAGTGCAGAAAAGTTTGCTGCCGAATACGGTTTTGAACACGCTTACGCTTCATATGATGAACTGCTGCGGGACCCTGATTTGGATATCATCTACGTGGCCACTCCACATCCGGTACATAAGGAAAATGTGATGGCTTGCCTTGAAGCAGGGAAAGCGGTGCTCTGTGAGAAACCGTTTACGATGAATTCACGTCAGTTGGAACAGCTGGTGGAAACGGCGCGTGAGCAAAAGCTTTTTCTCATGGAGGGTATGTGGACCCGTTTCCTGCCGACGATTGCCCAGGCACGCGCCTGGATTGCAGAAGGACGGATCGGTGAGGTGCGAATGGTTCAGGCAGACTTTGGATTCCGTATCGGTTGGGAGCCGGAAGGCAGACTGCTTAACCCGGATCTGGGCGGTGGTGCCTTGCTGGATGCCGGGGTGTATCCACTTTCTTTTGCGTCAATGATCTTTGGCGAACAGCCTCAGCATGTATGGAGCACGGCACATATCGGGGAAACAGGTGTAGACGAACAATTTTCTGTCCTGCTGTCGTATTCCGAAGGGCGGTCAGCTTCATTAAATGGCGCGATTCGTTTGAATCTGAACAATGAGGCTGTCATTTACGGCACGGAAGGCCGAATTCGTCTGCCGTTTTTCCTTGCAGGTAAAGAAGCGTATTTACATGTGAACGGACAGGATGAACCAGAGAAATTTGTGGATGACCGGACTTGTATCGGATATGCCTTTGAAGCAGAAGAGGCTGGACGATGCATCCTGCAGGGCCGCACAGAGAGCAGCACAATGAAGCTGGACGAGTCGCTGGAAATCATGAAGCTGATGGATACAGTCCGCCGTCAATGGGGCCTGCGTTACAGATCGGAGTAA
- a CDS encoding iron ABC transporter permease translates to MFLSAIAFLLISMFAAISLGAKGLTLETVWTAVFQYTPSVTSHQIIHELRLPRVLAAAVIGAAFAVAGALMQGITRNPLADTGILGINAGAAFVVALSFAFWPGLPYGWIMLLSFIGAVLGTLLIFLLGMAAPGGLSSIRLTVAGAVIAAMLGSLSTGVAIYFDLSQDLAFWYAGGFGGMEWRHLKLVLPVLLLTLLLTMPLARRISLMSLGEEVAINLGMNLRWTRFLALTAVVVLAGVSVSAVGSIGFVGLVIPHMSRKLVGVDYRLIIPMSSLLGAILLVLADLGARIANPPQELAVGIMVAFVGVPFFLYLARKERRAL, encoded by the coding sequence ATGTTCCTGTCTGCCATCGCCTTCCTGCTGATTAGCATGTTTGCCGCCATTTCCTTGGGAGCCAAGGGCTTAACACTGGAAACGGTCTGGACCGCCGTGTTTCAATATACCCCTTCTGTGACATCTCATCAGATCATTCACGAGCTGCGGCTGCCGCGTGTACTGGCTGCTGCTGTCATTGGAGCGGCATTCGCCGTGGCTGGGGCACTAATGCAGGGCATTACTCGCAATCCGCTGGCCGACACCGGCATTCTCGGTATTAACGCTGGAGCTGCATTTGTAGTGGCACTGAGTTTTGCCTTCTGGCCAGGATTACCTTATGGCTGGATCATGCTTTTGTCCTTCATAGGTGCTGTGCTCGGCACACTGCTCATCTTCCTTCTCGGTATGGCAGCACCCGGGGGCTTGAGCTCCATCAGGCTCACGGTGGCTGGCGCAGTGATCGCTGCCATGCTTGGTTCACTAAGTACAGGGGTAGCCATTTATTTTGACTTGAGCCAGGACTTGGCCTTCTGGTACGCAGGTGGTTTTGGAGGCATGGAATGGCGTCATCTGAAACTGGTTCTTCCCGTGCTGCTGCTTACGCTGCTGTTGACTATGCCGCTCGCCCGGCGCATTTCGCTCATGTCTCTGGGAGAAGAGGTCGCCATTAATCTCGGGATGAATCTGCGCTGGACCCGTTTTCTTGCCCTTACCGCTGTCGTGGTACTCGCGGGTGTGTCCGTCTCGGCTGTAGGTTCCATTGGATTTGTAGGTCTGGTGATTCCTCATATGTCTCGTAAACTGGTGGGCGTCGATTATCGGCTTATCATTCCAATGTCTTCGCTGCTCGGGGCAATACTGCTGGTGCTGGCCGATCTTGGGGCACGAATCGCGAATCCTCCTCAGGAGCTCGCAGTAGGCATCATGGTTGCCTTTGTCGGTGTACCGTTCTTCCTCTATCTGGCCCGCAAGGAAAGGAGGGCTTTGTAG
- a CDS encoding helveticin J family class III bacteriocin, whose product MIKNQFMNVTTMRWKTLLSAFLAFIVFVMSVTPAIAASPGKTVNASARLAYNLKGLKFDRVVQKAYVADKYVYVTQRVGGACHLSRLLIKGSDAAYVDHMTITNSGHCQTLDMYTYNGANYFYFSSKADPSTRQYWSLQVARLQYAAGKTVDYTDLHRFTYMNYANKNGSRQGETYRVDGGGNSKYTVFRVQMKKEKNKADKVVWSIYDTAALNRLLDQNKQVRMDSPAAVKAAVASFTQSGSGIIRPNGSFQGVDLLGKTQIFTSGGAEGETPQIAKISSAGTYQSLVKITNVGKREIEGVQTKNGSVYFTIVADPGNKKNGQKIYYVSDSLF is encoded by the coding sequence ATGATTAAAAATCAATTCATGAACGTTACAACGATGAGATGGAAAACGCTGCTGTCTGCCTTTCTGGCTTTCATTGTATTTGTAATGTCGGTTACACCTGCAATCGCAGCTTCTCCCGGAAAAACGGTAAATGCTTCGGCCAGACTGGCCTACAATCTCAAAGGGCTCAAGTTTGATCGGGTCGTACAAAAGGCTTATGTTGCGGACAAGTATGTATACGTAACGCAGCGGGTAGGTGGGGCGTGTCATCTATCCAGACTGCTGATCAAAGGCAGTGATGCAGCATATGTGGATCATATGACCATTACGAACAGCGGTCATTGTCAGACACTGGATATGTATACGTACAATGGGGCGAATTATTTCTATTTCAGTTCCAAAGCCGACCCGTCCACGCGACAATATTGGTCACTTCAGGTGGCGAGGCTGCAGTACGCGGCCGGAAAAACGGTAGATTATACCGATCTTCATCGGTTCACCTATATGAATTATGCGAATAAAAATGGTTCGAGACAAGGGGAAACGTATCGGGTTGACGGCGGAGGTAACAGTAAATATACAGTGTTCCGGGTTCAGATGAAGAAGGAAAAAAATAAGGCAGATAAGGTGGTATGGTCCATATATGACACGGCTGCATTAAACAGGCTGCTTGATCAGAATAAGCAGGTTCGGATGGACAGCCCTGCTGCAGTTAAAGCTGCGGTCGCCAGTTTTACGCAGTCGGGCAGTGGAATTATTAGACCGAATGGTTCTTTCCAAGGCGTAGACTTACTCGGTAAAACTCAAATCTTTACATCTGGCGGAGCAGAAGGAGAAACTCCTCAGATCGCTAAAATTTCGAGTGCAGGTACTTATCAGTCCCTTGTGAAAATAACGAATGTCGGAAAGCGCGAAATTGAAGGTGTGCAGACGAAGAACGGAAGTGTATATTTCACGATCGTGGCCGACCCCGGAAACAAAAAGAACGGGCAGAAAATATACTACGTTTCGGATAGTTTGTTTTAA
- a CDS encoding TIGR02452 family protein, with product MSNVEKYNKYNESGSRVNGSEQSNASSKHTGVNSRSGRSRTAHQTLEILKEGVYVNGYDRAVHIKKDMEQAVQQSVLYRPSELTGLGEKLRAGSQVSSSGNLQNSISTGSQGKTARIEVTGETTLAAAARLTVEEGRTDVVCLNFASAKNPGGGFLGGSQAQEESLARATGLYPCIVQMQEMYEYNRKQRSCLYSDHMIYSPHVPVIRDDYDRLLDQYYTSSFITAPAVNAGVVKERNEATDEQIKSVMKQRIRYVLQIAAVQGHRSIVLGAFGCGVFRNNPVQVAGYFADVLIGEGYKDYFDRIVFAVYDRSAGQRTLEAFKRLNTEDGA from the coding sequence ATGAGTAATGTGGAGAAATACAATAAATACAATGAATCAGGCAGCAGAGTTAATGGGTCTGAACAATCTAACGCATCATCAAAACATACAGGAGTTAATTCGCGTTCCGGGCGCTCTCGTACCGCACATCAGACGTTGGAGATTCTGAAAGAAGGCGTGTACGTGAACGGATATGACCGTGCTGTTCATATCAAGAAAGATATGGAGCAGGCTGTACAGCAATCTGTCCTGTATCGGCCTTCGGAACTTACTGGTCTAGGGGAGAAGCTGCGCGCAGGATCGCAAGTCAGCTCATCCGGAAATCTGCAGAACTCCATATCTACTGGGTCTCAAGGAAAAACAGCACGGATCGAAGTCACCGGAGAAACAACGCTTGCAGCGGCAGCCCGGCTGACTGTGGAAGAAGGAAGAACAGACGTTGTCTGTCTGAATTTTGCATCAGCGAAAAACCCGGGCGGTGGTTTCCTTGGTGGAAGTCAAGCTCAAGAGGAGAGCTTGGCGCGAGCAACAGGACTGTATCCATGCATTGTCCAGATGCAGGAAATGTATGAGTACAATCGCAAGCAGCGCTCCTGCCTCTATTCAGATCATATGATCTATTCACCTCATGTGCCCGTAATCCGGGACGATTATGACCGATTGCTGGATCAATATTACACCAGCTCATTTATTACCGCTCCAGCCGTAAATGCGGGTGTGGTCAAGGAGCGAAATGAAGCGACGGATGAACAAATCAAATCTGTGATGAAGCAGCGTATTCGATATGTGCTCCAGATTGCAGCTGTGCAGGGGCATCGAAGCATCGTGCTGGGAGCTTTTGGCTGTGGTGTGTTTCGGAATAATCCGGTACAAGTTGCAGGGTATTTTGCCGATGTACTGATTGGAGAGGGATACAAGGATTATTTTGATCGTATCGTATTTGCTGTATATGACCGGAGTGCCGGACAGCGAACGCTGGAGGCGTTCAAGCGTTTGAACACAGAAGATGGAGCGTGA
- a CDS encoding AraC family transcriptional regulator has protein sequence MISEPNIDHSRIPSDDKHERPLGDSNNQRSAQTAPGKLAQYFMTSSSRASLTSKNAELSSKNTAFRAEFNQFLDHTLIELRRAVYVNTSSSFHSRSDELPHHTFIYMHRFNGTHIAGTEQTRVVRKAACLYPPGTSLELLSDADHDAELYIVEFDLFRVTEKTEARRIYEREHGSPVAGWIQGPFYGIQRIAAQLTELAQPDHQAAPREIKVQLLLTELLCMLWPEDNSSPAAEPEQDDPESWLKSTLQYMQQHYMHEIKLDTLAELAGMHPSYYSQLFKSRMQKNPIEYITHLRMNRAKEMLLTSDLRIRDIAREVGYRDEFYFSRRFRNHAGYAPTAYAKQVHRNIVSLSYPYTDHLMTLGITPCAAQIQGHLPHLPRSLQMPFHAYEPWEQGRQAFLDVNPDLILTKDNAAAKAIEHIGDVAPIITIPWNQTDMFGHLEQIASIVDRTQAAKEWIDRHERKAERARKKIKEQAGSLTVAVGTLTAKGPRMYSHRNFGHVFYRTLQLAAPKRIQAELQGKAPGVGFNWMSFTPGEWDGLEADVLVLATDSMHNRAALMQKLKNDPLWNSHPAVHSGRVHLVDWNAWVVYAPYSINIQLDEALSMLTNKPALL, from the coding sequence ATGATCAGCGAACCGAATATCGACCATAGCCGCATACCTTCAGACGATAAACATGAGCGCCCTTTGGGCGATTCTAATAATCAACGTTCCGCCCAGACCGCTCCGGGCAAACTTGCACAATACTTCATGACCAGCAGCAGCAGGGCATCATTAACTAGTAAGAACGCCGAGCTTTCCTCAAAAAACACAGCTTTTCGCGCAGAGTTTAACCAGTTCCTGGACCATACCTTGATTGAGCTTCGACGGGCAGTGTATGTTAACACATCAAGCAGCTTCCATTCGCGTTCAGATGAGCTCCCGCATCATACCTTCATCTACATGCACCGATTCAATGGCACACATATCGCGGGCACCGAGCAGACTCGTGTCGTTCGTAAAGCAGCCTGCCTATACCCGCCTGGAACAAGTCTGGAACTGCTATCGGATGCCGATCACGATGCCGAGCTGTATATTGTAGAATTTGACCTGTTTCGTGTTACGGAGAAAACAGAGGCGAGGCGCATCTATGAACGTGAACATGGTTCACCTGTTGCGGGATGGATTCAAGGTCCTTTTTACGGCATTCAACGTATCGCCGCCCAGCTGACCGAGCTCGCACAACCCGATCACCAAGCAGCCCCCCGTGAAATCAAAGTACAGCTGCTGCTGACTGAGCTGCTCTGTATGCTCTGGCCTGAAGATAATTCAAGCCCTGCTGCAGAACCGGAACAGGATGATCCCGAGTCGTGGCTCAAATCAACACTTCAATATATGCAGCAGCATTACATGCATGAGATCAAACTGGATACACTCGCTGAGCTGGCTGGCATGCATCCATCCTACTACTCCCAGCTCTTCAAGAGCCGAATGCAGAAAAATCCAATTGAGTACATCACTCATCTGCGCATGAACCGGGCCAAGGAGATGCTGCTGACCTCGGATCTGCGCATACGGGATATCGCACGGGAGGTCGGTTATCGTGATGAGTTCTATTTCAGCAGGCGTTTCCGCAACCATGCCGGATATGCACCAACGGCTTATGCCAAACAGGTTCACCGCAATATTGTTTCACTTTCTTATCCCTATACCGATCATCTCATGACTCTCGGGATCACACCCTGCGCAGCCCAAATCCAGGGTCATCTGCCGCATCTGCCTCGGTCACTACAAATGCCTTTTCATGCGTATGAACCTTGGGAACAAGGACGGCAGGCTTTTCTGGATGTGAATCCCGATCTGATCCTGACCAAAGATAACGCCGCGGCTAAAGCGATAGAGCATATTGGTGATGTCGCACCGATTATTACGATTCCGTGGAACCAAACCGACATGTTCGGTCATCTGGAACAAATTGCTTCCATTGTAGACCGCACACAGGCGGCAAAAGAATGGATAGATCGACATGAGCGCAAAGCGGAGCGAGCACGCAAAAAGATTAAAGAACAGGCTGGCAGCCTCACTGTTGCTGTAGGTACGTTGACAGCCAAAGGGCCAAGGATGTACAGTCACCGTAACTTCGGTCATGTTTTCTACCGCACGTTACAACTTGCTGCACCGAAGCGGATTCAGGCTGAACTGCAAGGTAAAGCTCCGGGGGTTGGCTTCAACTGGATGTCTTTCACTCCGGGTGAGTGGGACGGCTTGGAAGCAGATGTCCTTGTGCTTGCGACTGACAGCATGCATAATCGAGCGGCTCTGATGCAAAAATTAAAGAATGATCCGCTATGGAACAGCCATCCTGCCGTTCACAGCGGGCGAGTTCATCTCGTCGATTGGAACGCGTGGGTTGTTTACGCCCCATATTCCATCAACATCCAGCTTGATGAAGCACTCTCGATGTTGACGAACAAGCCTGCACTTTTGTAA
- a CDS encoding iron-hydroxamate ABC transporter substrate-binding protein: MKKNLMFLLTISLVLVLAACGTAKTSTSGSGDSNSSAASGEPRIASMSIHLTNDLLSLGITPVGSVIGGEAKGFLSHVADRLKDTTPLGPVKDPDMEALLALKPDVIYLDEEFSGDDTAKFEKIAPVHVFNLDQGTWRDHLKEIGKLVNREKEAEQYIQDYDTETKEVQSLIHDQIGDGTVMAIRVTAKELRVFSTRRPMGPILYDDLGLTPAKGIKEMDTAKPYQVVSREVLPDYDADAIFVVVNSDDEAQTMFKELQNNPIWQGLKAVKAGHVYPIGAQPWLDYSSIGNKMAMDEAKEMFSKK, translated from the coding sequence TTGAAGAAAAATCTTATGTTTTTGTTAACCATCAGTTTGGTGCTGGTACTCGCAGCCTGCGGGACAGCCAAAACGTCCACCTCGGGCTCCGGCGATTCGAACAGCAGTGCAGCTTCCGGCGAACCGCGTATCGCATCCATGTCCATCCATCTGACCAATGATTTGCTTTCCCTCGGGATCACTCCGGTTGGTTCTGTCATCGGCGGCGAAGCAAAGGGGTTTCTGTCCCATGTAGCTGATCGCCTGAAAGATACGACACCGCTCGGCCCGGTCAAAGACCCTGATATGGAAGCTTTGCTTGCCCTTAAACCGGATGTCATCTATCTGGATGAGGAATTTTCCGGTGACGATACTGCCAAGTTCGAGAAAATCGCACCTGTGCATGTGTTCAATCTTGATCAGGGTACATGGCGTGATCACCTGAAAGAGATTGGCAAACTGGTAAACCGTGAGAAGGAAGCAGAGCAGTATATTCAGGACTACGACACGGAGACAAAGGAAGTCCAATCGCTGATCCATGATCAGATCGGTGACGGTACCGTGATGGCGATCCGTGTGACAGCCAAGGAATTACGTGTATTCAGTACACGCCGTCCCATGGGTCCTATTTTATACGATGATCTCGGCCTGACCCCAGCCAAAGGCATCAAAGAAATGGATACTGCCAAACCGTATCAGGTTGTATCGCGTGAAGTGCTGCCAGACTACGACGCTGACGCCATCTTTGTCGTGGTTAACTCGGACGATGAGGCACAAACGATGTTCAAGGAGCTGCAAAACAATCCGATCTGGCAGGGACTAAAAGCGGTCAAAGCAGGCCATGTATACCCGATTGGGGCACAGCCTTGGCTCGATTATTCTTCCATTGGTAACAAAATGGCTATGGATGAAGCCAAAGAGATGTTTTCCAAAAAATAA
- a CDS encoding NADAR family protein — MEKFTFFWRTASPFSQWFPANFTVDGVHYTSAEQYMMHQKALLFGDQNAADKIMKTRSASAQKKLGRQVAGFDQTVWEAECQRIVYEGNRAKFTQNEDLLAALLDTRGTTLVEASPDDRIWGVGLAEEDARIRNRKTWRGTNWLGEILTRLREEIGSDRNE, encoded by the coding sequence ATGGAAAAGTTTACATTTTTTTGGCGTACAGCATCGCCGTTTTCCCAATGGTTTCCCGCTAATTTTACGGTAGACGGGGTCCATTATACGAGTGCAGAGCAGTATATGATGCATCAGAAAGCACTGCTCTTTGGCGACCAGAACGCAGCAGACAAAATCATGAAGACCCGTTCGGCTTCGGCACAGAAGAAGCTGGGCAGGCAGGTCGCTGGGTTCGACCAAACGGTATGGGAGGCCGAGTGCCAGCGCATTGTCTATGAAGGCAATCGGGCTAAATTCACACAAAATGAAGACCTGCTGGCCGCTTTGCTGGACACCCGCGGCACTACGCTCGTAGAAGCAAGCCCCGACGACCGGATCTGGGGAGTGGGATTGGCAGAGGAGGATGCACGAATTCGTAATCGAAAGACATGGCGGGGAACGAACTGGCTTGGCGAAATTCTTACTCGTCTGAGAGAAGAGATAGGAAGTGATCGAAATGAGTAA
- a CDS encoding iron ABC transporter permease: MKRGKNSAAGCLKKFNQLSRGQRSLMISVVLLCLGALVILISLNTGTVRVSPLAVIQTFLGQGNEQDQIILFDYRLPRILVTVLAGAGLGIAGAALQGITRNALADPGILGLHAGAAFGLIVFVSLSLSMDTSVALLIPLFAFAGSTAAALIIMLLSYDKNSGVSPIKLILVGIAVAAGFHALTLYLSLRLDEDTYSFAARWLAGSVWGRDWIHVQALLPWVVLCTAYIWSRSKTLDAFHLGDAAATSIGTPVRSRRILLLLCSVALSAVSVSMAGGIGFIGLAAPHLARRLVGPMHRHLIPAAGLIGMVILTAADTVGRTIFAPNAIPAGVVVAAIGAPYFLYLLVRTK, from the coding sequence ATGAAACGGGGAAAGAACTCCGCAGCAGGATGTCTGAAGAAATTCAATCAGCTCTCGCGCGGCCAAAGATCGCTAATGATCAGCGTCGTCCTGCTCTGTCTCGGAGCACTGGTGATCCTCATCAGTCTGAACACAGGCACAGTGCGGGTGTCACCTCTGGCTGTCATACAGACCTTCCTGGGACAAGGAAACGAACAGGACCAAATCATCCTGTTTGATTACCGCCTGCCTCGCATTCTGGTGACCGTCCTTGCTGGAGCGGGGCTGGGAATTGCAGGAGCAGCCCTGCAGGGGATTACACGCAACGCACTTGCCGACCCGGGAATTCTGGGCCTGCATGCCGGAGCTGCCTTTGGGCTGATTGTGTTTGTCAGCCTGTCGTTAAGTATGGACACCTCGGTGGCTCTGCTGATTCCGCTCTTTGCTTTTGCCGGCAGTACGGCTGCTGCTCTGATCATCATGCTGCTGTCCTATGACAAAAACAGCGGCGTATCGCCGATTAAACTTATTCTGGTCGGCATTGCCGTCGCTGCCGGATTCCACGCACTTACACTGTATCTGTCCCTGCGTCTGGACGAGGACACGTATTCCTTCGCAGCACGCTGGCTTGCAGGCAGTGTGTGGGGCCGTGACTGGATTCATGTACAGGCACTGCTTCCCTGGGTTGTGCTGTGTACCGCCTATATCTGGAGCCGTTCCAAAACGCTGGACGCCTTCCATCTGGGGGATGCCGCTGCCACCAGCATCGGCACTCCGGTCCGTTCCCGGCGCATCCTGCTGCTGCTCTGCTCGGTAGCCTTATCTGCAGTCAGTGTATCTATGGCTGGAGGCATCGGCTTCATCGGGCTGGCCGCCCCGCATCTGGCTCGCAGACTGGTCGGGCCGATGCATCGCCACTTGATTCCGGCCGCAGGACTGATCGGCATGGTCATTTTGACGGCTGCCGATACAGTCGGCCGGACGATATTTGCACCGAATGCCATTCCGGCAGGGGTTGTTGTTGCGGCGATTGGTGCACCTTATTTTTTATACCTGCTGGTACGGACCAAATGA
- a CDS encoding macro domain-containing protein, whose amino-acid sequence MQFHERQQDLFELEEHYRLAHCISADARMGKGIAVQFRERFDLQVLQDQARQEPLEIGRCYAVGRTFNLVTKAKFSNKPTYLSLTQAVESMRDVCEQQGITHLAMPRIGCGLDRLKWEKVSVIIQDTFADMDIEIVVCTI is encoded by the coding sequence ATGCAGTTTCACGAACGGCAGCAGGATTTATTTGAATTAGAGGAGCATTATAGGCTGGCTCACTGTATTTCAGCAGATGCCAGAATGGGGAAGGGGATTGCGGTGCAGTTTCGGGAGCGGTTTGATCTGCAGGTACTTCAAGACCAAGCTCGGCAGGAGCCTCTGGAGATCGGGCGCTGTTATGCCGTTGGACGCACCTTTAACCTGGTTACCAAAGCGAAGTTTTCGAACAAACCAACGTATTTATCGCTGACTCAGGCAGTAGAATCGATGCGGGATGTCTGTGAGCAGCAGGGGATAACTCATCTGGCAATGCCCCGAATTGGCTGCGGGCTGGACCGCTTGAAATGGGAGAAGGTTAGCGTAATCATTCAGGACACGTTTGCGGATATGGATATCGAAATTGTTGTATGTACAATATGA